Proteins found in one Pontibacter sp. SGAir0037 genomic segment:
- a CDS encoding prolyl oligopeptidase family serine peptidase, with the protein MKTYCLGLLLFGGLQASVSAQSSTTYQLPPKSIVDLVDAPSSPTVRFNKDGSLMLLLQAPGYASIEQVAQPVIGLAGIKLNPANNSTEAEVSGVYNTILIKETRTGKELSLSGLPQAPMITNVTWSPDGSYFAFSNKTNKGVELWLADTKALKAVQLTDRYLNDAFGKTIQWHPDGKRILAQFVKAGRGDKPVENIVPTGPVIQENLGVITPSRTYQNLLQNAYDEQLMEYYLTSELQLVSVDGQMTKVGAPAIYRSAAYSPDGKYLMVQTVQKPYSYLVPIYYFPYTTSILDAKGSMLKELHTAPLADNLPTAFDAVIAGPRNHEWRGDAPSTVVWAEAQDNGNPAMEVAVRDAIFTLGAPFSGTPKKLFAMPLRYRRVEWGNKDYAIVEEGWRKNRKVVMTLINPENGKVVKQIANRSSEDTYTDPGNFIHAKDETLLFDKASQPTVFTEGTGASPQGDRPFVLKWNLVSGKQDTLFKSKAPFYEEPIFFNNTGLVYISRESTEDTPNIFAVNIKSRKAQALTNFPDPYPELKGVQKSLLAYPRKDGVQLTATLYLPKDFKKGDAPLPVLIWAYPREYKTLAAAGQVKGSPHRFTRLAFRSPVFWVTRGYAVLDQADMPIVGEGKEEPNDTFLKQIEDNATALIDYIVDMGVADRERIAVGGHSYGAFMTANLLAHTNLFAAGIARSGAYNRTLTPFGFQAEPRTYWQAMDVYNKMSPFNYADKIKTPLLMTHGIDDDNSGTFPIQSERLYSAIKGHGGTVRLVMLPKEFHGYRSRESVLHTFWEQDRWLETYVKNRKSLTSSKSE; encoded by the coding sequence ATGAAAACGTACTGCCTCGGGCTGCTTTTGTTTGGAGGACTTCAAGCTTCAGTGTCGGCGCAAAGCAGTACGACTTACCAGTTGCCACCAAAAAGCATTGTTGACCTGGTAGATGCCCCAAGCAGCCCAACGGTTCGGTTTAATAAGGATGGAAGCCTGATGCTGCTGTTGCAGGCCCCGGGTTATGCCTCTATAGAGCAGGTGGCGCAACCTGTTATCGGGCTTGCTGGCATCAAGCTTAATCCAGCTAATAATTCTACCGAAGCCGAGGTATCAGGCGTTTACAATACAATTCTTATAAAGGAGACCAGAACCGGAAAAGAACTTTCGCTTAGCGGTCTTCCGCAAGCTCCCATGATTACCAACGTTACCTGGAGCCCGGATGGCAGCTATTTTGCTTTCAGTAACAAGACAAATAAAGGTGTTGAACTGTGGCTGGCGGATACAAAGGCCTTAAAAGCAGTACAGTTAACCGACCGCTACTTAAATGATGCGTTTGGTAAAACCATTCAATGGCATCCGGACGGCAAACGTATTCTGGCACAGTTTGTAAAAGCAGGCAGAGGAGATAAGCCTGTAGAAAACATCGTTCCGACAGGTCCGGTTATACAGGAAAACCTAGGCGTTATAACACCTTCCAGAACCTATCAGAACCTGTTGCAAAATGCCTATGATGAACAACTGATGGAGTATTACCTGACTTCAGAATTACAGTTGGTTTCAGTGGACGGGCAAATGACAAAGGTAGGTGCTCCGGCCATTTATCGAAGCGCTGCTTACTCTCCGGATGGAAAGTACCTGATGGTGCAGACAGTACAGAAGCCTTACTCTTACCTGGTGCCCATTTATTACTTCCCCTATACCACTTCTATTCTAGATGCAAAAGGAAGTATGCTAAAAGAGCTGCATACGGCACCGCTGGCAGATAATCTTCCCACTGCGTTTGATGCTGTAATAGCCGGACCTCGTAACCATGAATGGCGTGGCGATGCACCATCGACAGTTGTATGGGCGGAGGCACAGGATAATGGCAATCCAGCCATGGAAGTAGCCGTACGTGATGCCATATTTACACTTGGCGCACCATTCAGCGGTACTCCGAAAAAACTGTTCGCCATGCCACTGCGCTACAGAAGGGTAGAGTGGGGAAATAAAGACTATGCCATTGTAGAAGAAGGGTGGAGAAAGAACCGTAAAGTGGTTATGACATTGATAAATCCGGAAAACGGTAAGGTTGTTAAACAGATAGCAAACAGGTCGTCAGAAGATACGTATACCGATCCCGGAAATTTTATTCATGCAAAAGACGAAACACTTTTATTTGATAAAGCCTCCCAGCCAACTGTATTTACAGAGGGCACTGGTGCCTCTCCTCAGGGAGATCGTCCTTTTGTTTTAAAGTGGAACCTGGTATCTGGCAAACAGGATACATTATTTAAGTCAAAAGCTCCCTTTTATGAAGAGCCGATTTTCTTTAACAACACGGGCCTTGTATACATTTCAAGAGAATCAACCGAAGATACCCCGAATATTTTTGCTGTAAATATCAAAAGCAGGAAAGCTCAGGCGCTGACAAACTTTCCGGATCCTTACCCGGAGCTGAAGGGGGTGCAGAAATCGTTGCTGGCCTATCCCAGAAAGGACGGTGTACAATTAACTGCAACACTTTATTTGCCTAAAGATTTCAAGAAAGGTGATGCACCATTGCCAGTACTGATATGGGCGTATCCGAGGGAGTATAAAACACTTGCAGCTGCCGGACAAGTAAAAGGATCTCCGCATCGCTTTACCAGGTTGGCTTTCCGGTCTCCGGTGTTCTGGGTAACCCGTGGATATGCGGTACTGGATCAGGCAGATATGCCGATTGTAGGCGAAGGAAAAGAGGAACCTAATGATACCTTCTTAAAACAAATCGAAGATAATGCAACCGCGCTAATAGACTATATAGTAGATATGGGCGTGGCAGATAGAGAGCGCATTGCAGTAGGAGGGCATTCTTATGGCGCTTTTATGACGGCCAACTTACTTGCCCATACCAATCTGTTTGCTGCGGGTATAGCCAGAAGCGGTGCGTATAACAGAACCCTGACTCCCTTCGGGTTTCAGGCTGAACCGCGTACTTACTGGCAGGCAATGGATGTTTACAACAAGATGTCTCCCTTTAACTATGCCGACAAAATAAAGACACCTTTGCTGATGACACACGGCATCGATGATGATAATTCAGGCACTTTTCCGATACAAAGTGAGCGCTTGTACAGTGCCATTAAAGGGCATGGTGGTACAGTGCGATTGGTGATGCTGCCAAAAGAATTTCATGGTTACAGAAGCCGGGAATCTGTGCTGCATACCTTCTGGGAACAGGACAGGTGGCTGGAGACTTATGTGAAAAACAGGAAATCCCTTACATCCAGCAAAAGCGAATAG
- a CDS encoding S9 family peptidase: MKKLLLATAFCGVYMQASYAQQSGKKPLTHEVYDSWKEVEGTSISNNGEYILYHINPQEGDGELLIRNNASRTSVQFARATKAVFSNDSRFVVFQIKPAYNKVRQLKLKKAKAEDLPKDSLAIVNLQSKAITKVPRVKSFVLPKAGNNLLAYQLEKPVSTAKASSKKTESEPVSSPMPVTRTAGRVNNRPGGAFVAGNNKKEASELVLLNLLSGQEQRFKNVSAYSFSEKGNMLYYVREKQDSLHQAGVFAFNTASLKEIPIDTGRVSYQSLGIDKAGEQLAFLATQDSLGTEIRYFSLHLWSSGSNKTITVADTASQGMPANWMVSENSNLHFSENGKRLFFGTVPRPKHYEKDTTQLEEDKVSLDIWTYKDPLIQPMQQKQQSRDMRRSFVAMYDVKGKRIQQLATLEVPDVYFDAYHQADVALGVSDEEYKVSIGYDTPTRKDAYLIDLKSGKYKEVLKGVRGIPQLSPLGQYLYWYEPSDSSWHAMSTKSGADVNLTRRIGLPFYDEDNDVPSLPGSYGVAGWAEKDSYLLVYDRFDIWQLDPAGKKAAVNLTDGYGRSNSLRLRYEQLDEEEKFIGAQAALYLSAFNLKDKSGGFYRDYLNKTVMPEKLLLSPHGYTNLAKAKNSDRFTFRRGSFQEYNDLYAATGPTFATAEKISNANPQIADYLWGTVELVNWRSSDGTDLEGLLYKPENFDPGKKYPMLVYFYERSSHGLYTHRVPSPSRSTINIPYFVSNDYLVFVPDIVYKDGYPGESAMDCVVPGVMSLVDKGFVDEKNMALQGQSWGGYQIAYMITRTNLFKAAMAGAPVSNMTSAYGGIRWSTGMSRQFQYERTQSRIGGTLWEKPLQFIENSPLFFADRVETPLLIMHNDQDGAVPWYQGIEYFMALRRLKKPVWMLVYNGEDHNLVQRKNRKDLSVRITQYFDYYLKGKPAPKWMQGVPSILKGKEYGFELIETAAEEQD, translated from the coding sequence ATGAAAAAACTTTTATTAGCGACAGCATTTTGTGGAGTATATATGCAGGCCAGCTACGCTCAGCAAAGTGGGAAAAAACCTCTTACACATGAGGTGTATGATAGTTGGAAGGAAGTGGAGGGCACCAGTATTTCAAATAATGGGGAATACATTCTTTACCACATAAATCCTCAGGAAGGAGATGGAGAACTTCTGATACGGAACAATGCAAGCCGGACTTCTGTGCAGTTTGCTCGTGCTACAAAAGCGGTATTTTCCAACGATAGCCGTTTCGTAGTATTTCAGATAAAGCCAGCATACAATAAAGTGCGGCAGCTGAAACTAAAGAAAGCCAAAGCAGAGGATCTTCCTAAAGACTCTTTGGCTATTGTTAATCTTCAAAGCAAGGCCATAACAAAGGTGCCGCGGGTAAAATCGTTTGTTTTGCCGAAAGCAGGCAATAACTTGTTAGCCTATCAACTGGAGAAACCGGTATCAACTGCGAAAGCAAGTTCTAAAAAGACAGAAAGTGAGCCTGTTTCTTCTCCAATGCCTGTTACACGTACTGCCGGGCGGGTAAATAATAGACCTGGTGGGGCATTCGTAGCTGGCAATAATAAAAAAGAAGCTTCAGAACTGGTGTTGTTAAACCTGCTGTCAGGGCAGGAGCAACGTTTTAAAAATGTATCAGCGTACAGCTTTTCTGAGAAAGGCAATATGCTCTATTATGTGCGTGAGAAGCAGGATTCCTTACATCAGGCCGGCGTTTTCGCCTTCAATACAGCCTCCCTCAAAGAAATTCCCATTGATACGGGGCGTGTTTCCTACCAGAGTTTGGGTATCGATAAAGCAGGGGAACAGCTAGCCTTTCTGGCCACACAGGATAGTTTAGGTACAGAGATCCGTTATTTTAGTTTACACCTGTGGAGCAGTGGTTCCAATAAAACCATAACAGTAGCTGATACGGCGTCGCAGGGGATGCCTGCCAACTGGATGGTGAGCGAAAACAGTAACCTGCACTTTTCTGAAAACGGAAAACGCCTTTTCTTTGGCACCGTGCCACGCCCGAAGCACTACGAGAAAGATACTACCCAACTGGAGGAAGATAAGGTTAGCTTGGATATCTGGACCTATAAAGACCCTTTAATTCAGCCGATGCAGCAAAAGCAGCAGAGCCGGGATATGAGAAGATCTTTTGTGGCTATGTATGATGTAAAGGGAAAACGTATACAGCAGCTGGCAACCCTTGAGGTACCCGATGTATATTTTGATGCTTACCACCAGGCAGACGTGGCATTGGGAGTAAGCGATGAAGAATATAAAGTTTCGATTGGTTATGATACACCAACCCGCAAAGATGCCTATTTAATTGACCTGAAAAGCGGCAAATACAAAGAGGTTCTGAAAGGTGTCCGGGGCATACCCCAGCTGTCTCCCTTGGGGCAGTACCTGTATTGGTATGAGCCATCGGATAGCAGCTGGCATGCCATGTCTACAAAAAGCGGGGCTGATGTAAACCTTACCAGGAGAATCGGCCTACCTTTTTACGATGAAGATAATGATGTGCCTTCGCTGCCAGGTAGTTATGGAGTAGCTGGCTGGGCCGAAAAAGATAGCTACCTGCTGGTTTATGATCGCTTTGATATCTGGCAGCTTGACCCTGCAGGGAAAAAAGCAGCAGTTAATCTTACGGATGGCTACGGGCGTAGCAACAGCCTTCGCCTGCGGTATGAGCAGCTCGATGAGGAGGAAAAGTTTATTGGCGCTCAGGCAGCCCTGTACTTGTCTGCATTTAATTTGAAGGACAAATCGGGTGGCTTTTACCGCGATTACCTGAATAAGACGGTGATGCCTGAGAAACTGCTGCTATCACCACACGGCTATACTAATCTTGCTAAAGCAAAAAACAGCGATCGTTTTACTTTCAGAAGAGGCTCTTTTCAGGAGTACAATGATCTTTATGCTGCCACAGGCCCCACTTTTGCCACTGCCGAAAAAATAAGTAACGCCAATCCTCAGATAGCCGATTACCTATGGGGAACGGTAGAACTGGTGAACTGGCGTTCTTCTGATGGAACTGACCTGGAAGGCTTGCTTTACAAGCCTGAAAACTTCGATCCCGGGAAAAAATACCCTATGCTGGTGTATTTCTATGAGCGATCTTCCCATGGCCTATATACGCACCGGGTGCCTTCCCCAAGCCGTTCTACCATTAACATACCTTATTTTGTCAGCAACGATTACCTCGTGTTTGTGCCGGATATTGTTTACAAAGACGGATATCCGGGAGAGAGTGCGATGGATTGTGTTGTGCCCGGTGTTATGAGCTTAGTGGATAAGGGGTTTGTGGATGAGAAGAATATGGCGCTTCAGGGCCAGAGTTGGGGCGGTTACCAGATTGCCTACATGATTACACGAACAAACTTGTTTAAAGCGGCTATGGCTGGTGCTCCTGTTTCTAACATGACAAGCGCTTACGGCGGCATACGGTGGAGTACAGGTATGAGCCGCCAGTTTCAGTATGAACGCACCCAGAGCCGTATAGGAGGCACGCTCTGGGAAAAGCCACTGCAGTTTATTGAGAATTCGCCCCTGTTTTTTGCAGACAGGGTAGAGACGCCACTGCTGATCATGCACAACGACCAGGATGGCGCGGTGCCCTGGTATCAGGGGATTGAGTACTTTATGGCGCTGCGCCGTCTAAAGAAACCAGTCTGGATGCTGGTTTATAATGGAGAAGATCATAACCTCGTGCAGCGCAAAAACAGAAAAGATCTTTCGGTGCGTATTACCCAATACTTCGATTATTACCTTAAAGGCAAACCTGCTCCCAAATGGATGCAGGGAGTTCCTTCCATTTTAAAAGGAAAAGAATATGGGTTTGAACTAATAGAAACTGCTGCCGAAGAGCAGGATTAA
- a CDS encoding 6-carboxytetrahydropterin synthase, with amino-acid sequence MIGKIRLTRLFTFEAAHALLHYDGACRHIHGHSYKLRVTVLGTPLQDEADPKYGMVMDFGGLKKLVQRELIEQVDHALLLRRDTPAGLLTALQKLHQKLLLLPYQPTCENMLLDFKERLKQQLPPGIVLHSLTLWETENSFAEWHASDN; translated from the coding sequence ATGATAGGAAAGATCAGGCTCACCCGCCTCTTTACTTTTGAGGCGGCACACGCCCTGTTGCACTACGACGGCGCCTGCCGCCATATTCACGGGCATTCGTATAAGCTACGTGTAACGGTATTAGGTACTCCGTTGCAAGACGAAGCAGATCCGAAATACGGCATGGTCATGGATTTCGGCGGCCTGAAAAAACTGGTGCAGCGGGAACTTATAGAGCAGGTTGACCATGCGCTTTTACTGCGCCGCGACACACCTGCTGGCTTACTGACTGCCCTGCAAAAGCTGCATCAGAAACTGCTGCTGCTCCCCTACCAGCCAACATGCGAGAACATGCTGCTCGATTTCAAGGAAAGGCTAAAACAGCAACTGCCACCAGGTATAGTGCTGCACAGCCTTACCCTCTGGGAAACGGAGAACTCCTTTGCTGAATGGCACGCGTCGGATAATTAA
- the xseA gene encoding exodeoxyribonuclease VII large subunit, whose amino-acid sequence MSQFLFRQPSTDTDFQSPLSLFELHQQIREELELSFPESYWVIAEISQVSPDKRKGHCYLSLVDKGDDPRGQLQAQARATIWSARFQMVSRHFEEKTGQQLKAGLKILFQAKVRFHELYGMSLDILNIDPNYTIGDLARQRQETLKRLEAEGLLTANKELELTPVPQRLAIISSATAAGYQDFIHQLQHNAYGYTYSTTLFPATVQGNDAPASVKKAFTQVAHHAGRFDACILIRGGGSQTDLSCFDDYTIAAAISHSPIPVLTGIGHERDESIADLVAHTRLKTPTAVANFLVERLREAEEQVENMADSIYMLSSQLVRVNSDRLERKSLQVSNLTQNLLSVGKEKLEQLSRALLVKPKTYLDSQRNQVTIWEQTLRADTKDLLYEREKHLSELAVCVEGKSQRFLHLKEHELNHLVHCVETEAKDKLKQAQLQHARISEKMKYSAKEKLQNENHKIRLLDISIKANDPEKLLLRGYTLTLINGKIIKSIGQVKEGDVMETRMQNGTVHSIVVNKDEDDK is encoded by the coding sequence ATGTCTCAGTTTTTGTTCAGGCAACCCAGCACCGACACAGATTTTCAGTCGCCGCTTTCGCTCTTTGAGCTGCACCAGCAGATCAGGGAAGAACTGGAGTTGTCGTTTCCGGAAAGCTACTGGGTAATTGCAGAAATATCACAGGTTTCGCCTGATAAACGCAAAGGGCACTGCTACCTTTCGCTCGTAGATAAAGGCGATGATCCGCGCGGACAGCTACAGGCACAGGCGCGGGCTACCATCTGGAGTGCCCGGTTTCAAATGGTAAGCCGCCATTTCGAAGAGAAAACAGGACAGCAACTGAAGGCAGGTCTTAAGATCCTGTTCCAGGCCAAGGTGAGGTTTCATGAGTTGTATGGCATGAGCCTCGATATCTTGAACATCGACCCGAACTATACCATCGGAGACCTGGCAAGGCAACGGCAGGAAACCCTGAAAAGGCTGGAGGCAGAAGGATTACTCACTGCCAATAAAGAGCTGGAGCTCACACCTGTACCGCAAAGGCTGGCAATCATTTCATCGGCTACGGCAGCAGGGTACCAGGACTTTATTCACCAGCTACAGCACAATGCCTACGGCTATACCTATAGCACCACGCTTTTTCCGGCCACCGTACAGGGCAACGATGCCCCGGCATCTGTGAAAAAGGCTTTTACCCAGGTTGCCCACCATGCTGGCAGGTTTGACGCCTGTATCCTGATCCGTGGCGGTGGATCTCAGACTGACCTCAGCTGCTTTGATGATTATACCATTGCGGCTGCTATCAGCCACTCTCCTATTCCGGTATTAACGGGTATAGGCCACGAACGCGACGAAAGTATAGCAGACCTGGTGGCGCATACACGGCTAAAAACCCCGACTGCTGTTGCCAATTTCCTGGTAGAAAGACTGCGGGAGGCTGAAGAACAGGTCGAAAACATGGCGGATAGTATTTACATGTTATCATCGCAGCTGGTGCGGGTAAACTCCGACCGGCTGGAACGTAAAAGCCTCCAGGTTTCTAACCTCACGCAGAACCTCTTATCGGTTGGTAAAGAGAAGCTAGAGCAACTGTCGCGGGCACTGCTTGTAAAGCCCAAGACCTACCTCGACAGCCAGCGAAACCAGGTGACGATCTGGGAACAAACACTGCGGGCTGATACCAAAGACCTGCTGTATGAACGGGAAAAGCATTTAAGTGAATTAGCCGTATGCGTGGAAGGGAAAAGCCAGCGCTTCCTGCACCTGAAAGAACATGAGCTGAACCACCTGGTGCATTGTGTAGAAACAGAAGCAAAGGATAAGCTGAAACAGGCACAGCTTCAGCATGCCCGTATCAGCGAGAAAATGAAGTATAGCGCAAAAGAAAAATTACAGAACGAGAATCATAAGATCCGCCTCCTGGACATCAGCATAAAGGCAAACGATCCGGAGAAGCTGCTGCTCAGAGGCTATACATTAACCCTGATCAATGGTAAAATAATTAAAAGTATAGGACAGGTGAAAGAGGGCGACGTAATGGAAACACGTATGCAGAATGGAACTGTTCATAGTATAGTGGTAAACAAAGACGAAGATGACAAATAA
- the xseB gene encoding exodeoxyribonuclease VII small subunit gives MTNKDIQSMTYREATQELEEILRAIENDSVDVDELTQKVQRSSQLIKLCKEKLRNAENAINQVFNEENCEAPGSRAPEEKGAATGKLF, from the coding sequence ATGACAAATAAAGATATACAAAGCATGACTTACCGGGAGGCAACGCAGGAGCTGGAGGAAATACTACGAGCCATAGAAAACGACTCGGTAGATGTGGATGAACTTACCCAGAAAGTGCAGCGCTCTTCGCAGCTTATTAAGCTGTGCAAAGAAAAGCTTCGCAATGCCGAGAATGCCATCAATCAGGTTTTTAATGAAGAAAATTGCGAGGCACCTGGCTCCAGGGCTCCGGAAGAGAAGGGTGCTGCCACAGGCAAACTGTTTTAA
- a CDS encoding GNAT family N-acetyltransferase, translating into MAPEPIQFRRIVSKDFEKAAVLKQLYETAFPASERRDFGVLLELLQEPAMYLHAVILKGNIVGLIVHWKWEDILYLEHLAIVSGMRGRGIGQQAMEWLLKHNQQVCILEVEKPEDEASEKRIAFYKRLGFRLHSEFNYAQPPYRRGEKAVLMLLMSKPAVPAVTELPQLASLIREQVYEKYYSQS; encoded by the coding sequence ATGGCACCTGAACCCATACAATTTCGCCGTATAGTTTCGAAGGATTTTGAAAAAGCGGCTGTCCTGAAACAATTATACGAGACTGCTTTTCCTGCCTCGGAGCGACGCGATTTTGGGGTGCTGCTGGAGCTTCTGCAGGAGCCGGCTATGTACTTACATGCAGTCATACTTAAGGGCAACATAGTAGGATTGATAGTGCATTGGAAATGGGAAGATATACTGTACCTGGAGCATCTGGCAATTGTTTCTGGTATGCGCGGCAGAGGTATAGGGCAACAGGCAATGGAATGGCTATTGAAACATAACCAGCAAGTATGTATACTGGAAGTAGAAAAACCGGAGGATGAAGCATCTGAAAAGCGAATCGCCTTTTACAAACGCCTGGGCTTTCGCCTACACTCTGAGTTTAATTATGCGCAACCTCCTTATCGAAGAGGCGAAAAAGCAGTACTTATGCTGCTTATGTCGAAACCTGCTGTGCCTGCAGTAACCGAACTACCACAACTAGCCTCTCTCATACGGGAGCAAGTATATGAAAAGTATTACTCACAGAGTTAA
- a CDS encoding bifunctional alpha,alpha-trehalose-phosphate synthase (UDP-forming)/trehalose-phosphatase, with translation MAKLIIVSNRLPVKLQEKDNELQYKTSEGGLATGLGSIYKQDDNLWIGWPGMVVEDKGKQARIIKDLEQENMYPVFLTETEIKEFYEGFSNETLWPTFHYFSQYAVYDQQLWETYVSVNQKYCEEIIQQAGPEDTIWVHDYQLLLLPSMLRERLPNCTIGFFQHIPFPSYEVFRLLPWRKEILEGMLGADLVGFHTYDDMRHFLSSVNRLVGHGGMHGWINTGARSLLVDSFPMGIDYDKYSSIADTEEVKRRETIYRSNLTAEKIVLSIDRLDYSKGIPQRLEAFELFLEKYPEFHQKVTLVMLVVPSRDEVEKYKELKEEVDELVGRINGKYSHINWNPIQYFYRSYPLETLSALYRMADIALVTPMRDGMNLVCKEYVASKLDQKGVLILSEMAGASKELSEAMLINPNDINQLVEALRQALTMPEEQQKLSMSHMQDSLKRYNIHHWVSMFMDRLSYVKIKQMSMATSYLDEATFHELRDSYDTASTRLFFLEYDGALVDFKSKPLMARPDEELMALLEKLSSNPRNKVVVVSSRDKDNMQDWLGHLKIDIIAEHGVWVKQSDTGWQTMLSLMDDWKRDIRLIMDLYVDRTPGSFIEEKDYALVWHYRRVETGLGELRARELVSHLNFLASNSNLQVLDGQMAVEIKANEINKGRATSRWLNMYPHDFVLAIGDDWGDEEIFKSMPREAYTVKIGNAYSVAKYHLDTCSEARKLLGRLVQKKKEGKQEEMESENLH, from the coding sequence ATGGCGAAACTGATCATTGTATCAAACAGATTACCCGTAAAGCTCCAGGAAAAGGACAACGAACTTCAGTACAAAACAAGTGAGGGTGGTCTGGCAACGGGCTTAGGTTCTATCTACAAACAGGACGACAACCTTTGGATTGGTTGGCCGGGCATGGTTGTAGAAGATAAGGGGAAGCAGGCCAGGATCATAAAAGATCTTGAACAGGAGAATATGTACCCTGTTTTTTTAACTGAAACCGAAATAAAGGAGTTTTACGAGGGCTTCAGTAACGAAACTTTGTGGCCTACCTTCCACTACTTTAGTCAGTATGCCGTTTATGATCAGCAGCTTTGGGAAACATATGTTTCTGTAAATCAAAAATATTGCGAAGAAATTATACAACAGGCCGGGCCTGAAGATACCATCTGGGTGCACGATTATCAGCTGCTGTTATTGCCCTCTATGCTCCGGGAACGGTTGCCAAATTGTACCATAGGCTTCTTTCAGCATATTCCTTTCCCTTCTTACGAGGTGTTCCGCTTACTGCCATGGCGCAAAGAAATACTGGAAGGTATGCTTGGTGCCGACCTGGTAGGCTTCCATACCTACGATGATATGCGCCACTTCCTAAGCTCTGTTAACAGGCTGGTAGGCCATGGCGGTATGCATGGCTGGATAAACACAGGGGCACGTTCGCTTTTAGTAGATTCCTTCCCAATGGGAATTGACTACGATAAGTATTCTTCTATAGCGGATACAGAGGAGGTAAAGAGAAGAGAAACAATTTACCGCAGCAACCTTACCGCCGAGAAGATCGTGCTGTCTATCGACCGCCTGGATTACTCTAAAGGTATACCGCAGCGCCTCGAAGCCTTTGAACTGTTTTTAGAAAAGTACCCGGAGTTTCATCAGAAAGTAACCCTTGTGATGCTGGTGGTGCCTTCGCGTGATGAGGTGGAGAAATACAAAGAGCTGAAAGAGGAGGTGGATGAACTGGTAGGCCGTATCAACGGTAAATACAGCCATATCAACTGGAACCCGATTCAGTATTTCTATCGCTCTTATCCGCTGGAAACTTTGTCTGCCCTGTACCGCATGGCCGACATTGCTCTGGTAACGCCTATGCGCGATGGGATGAACCTCGTTTGCAAAGAGTATGTGGCGAGTAAGCTGGATCAGAAAGGGGTGCTTATTTTAAGTGAAATGGCCGGTGCTTCTAAAGAGCTGTCGGAAGCCATGCTGATAAACCCGAATGATATTAACCAGTTGGTGGAAGCCCTGCGTCAGGCGTTAACCATGCCGGAAGAACAGCAGAAGCTTTCTATGAGCCACATGCAGGACTCGCTTAAGCGTTACAACATCCATCATTGGGTAAGCATGTTCATGGACAGGCTCTCTTATGTAAAGATCAAGCAAATGTCTATGGCTACCAGCTATTTGGACGAAGCTACTTTCCACGAGCTGCGTGATTCTTACGATACTGCCAGCACCAGGCTCTTCTTCCTGGAATATGATGGTGCCCTGGTTGACTTTAAGTCGAAGCCGCTGATGGCCAGACCTGACGAAGAACTGATGGCCCTGCTGGAGAAGCTGAGCAGTAACCCACGAAACAAAGTAGTGGTGGTAAGCAGCCGCGACAAAGACAATATGCAGGATTGGCTGGGCCACCTGAAGATAGATATTATTGCCGAGCATGGTGTTTGGGTAAAACAAAGCGATACCGGCTGGCAAACCATGCTAAGCCTGATGGACGACTGGAAGCGGGATATCCGCCTGATTATGGACCTTTATGTGGATCGTACGCCTGGTTCGTTTATCGAGGAGAAAGACTATGCGCTGGTATGGCATTATCGCAGGGTAGAGACTGGTTTAGGTGAACTGCGGGCACGTGAGCTGGTGAGCCACTTAAACTTCCTGGCATCTAACAGTAACCTGCAGGTGCTGGACGGCCAGATGGCGGTGGAGATTAAGGCAAATGAAATTAACAAAGGAAGGGCTACTTCACGCTGGCTGAACATGTACCCGCACGATTTTGTGTTGGCTATCGGCGACGACTGGGGTGATGAAGAAATCTTTAAATCTATGCCGCGCGAAGCTTATACCGTAAAAATCGGGAATGCCTACTCTGTGGCAAAATACCACCTCGATACCTGCAGCGAAGCCCGCAAACTGCTCGGTCGCCTGGTGCAGAAGAAGAAAGAAGGAAAGCAGGAAGAAATGGAAAGTGAAAACCTGCACTAA